A region from the Alphaproteobacteria bacterium genome encodes:
- the rpsM gene encoding 30S ribosomal protein S13, whose amino-acid sequence MARIAGVNIPTEKRIEIALQYIHGIGPAKSAQIVKALKLKDGLRAKDLTDEDVIKISKYIEENFKVEGDVRREVTMNIKRLQDLKAYRGIRHRNRLPVRGQRTQTNARTRKGKRIVVAGSATKGK is encoded by the coding sequence ATGGCACGTATAGCAGGTGTTAACATTCCGACTGAAAAACGTATCGAAATTGCGTTGCAGTATATTCATGGTATTGGGCCGGCAAAATCGGCACAGATTGTGAAGGCGTTGAAATTAAAAGACGGTCTGCGCGCAAAAGATCTGACAGACGAGGATGTTATTAAAATTTCGAAATATATCGAAGAGAACTTTAAGGTAGAAGGTGACGTTCGTCGTGAAGTCACAATGAACATCAAACGTTTGCAGGATTTAAAGGCATATCGTGGTATTCGCCATCGTAACCGCTTGCCGGTTCGTGGTCAGCGTACCCAGACAAATGCGCGTACACGTAAGGGGAAGCGTATTGTGGTGGCCGGTTCTGCAACCAAAGGGAAATAA
- a CDS encoding OmpA family protein: MKKLLTVFIICSIATLPAMAVECNTTTLFDILAQYCDAEGYKYNTNTGVGDNAYGSYRTYSNSIEIGCYKFKNTDHKKMTTAVATACNIPESKVTIQTDLQRSTSQVQCKDIDKKNGITELQYIDGVCAPTKCLTPRWELSGNGKRAKCIEQKCEFKHGTGKWEQNGDTWECKLTACDTAKGWKKNDAGNACIEMLDECTAEQKATHPNATKTGIKKGTETCIAQECKCGYDLTNDQCVEWSSDKQCTNDTKPKLPKNAKSAKMICNAKGKATCEITACQDGYDHNTEKNKCTKPGEPDTDEDVDSDSAIVPPTDGGNDQTQQNEPRLSEADSLAKIDELRDNADAMKAKEQSTANKLLGAAGMGATGIGGMQMASAMAEENADADAEAAMRAYLATFHCNYGAGKNIPGGERDVELPGGNELIGLYSEYVNLANDLKVRKTALDMRPGIESEPILDAATSGLYDDVAIGKTSGAYTSLARALMDPNGPDAAAWAAQKAETADKKETGMITAGIGAAGSLVGNLAINSGKAKQNKLDEILNKYDKKKQLLDDLQSDVAIIPPQTAACPDGTTGTAHPDCTCTDTTKIYNPNTHACEECVGGQTVQSGKCECPTDKPLWDNRISQCVAEPTTCTPQCTPTDGDHLIVQNNCSCTCSDGYTYENGTCTCTGENKQIGADGKCQTIETKTIVERISTQTTTTVENASLPAGSLFKVGSYELVDAAKTALNTFIKGLSDARYTNCKITIDGYTDPLGGTNTNKTLSQNRANAVKQHIEGLNNPAIESVTAVGHGENKCTCGAGKSSTDTDGQINGIQINYSDREYSACSGKDTTHSLSGNARYAPCRRVEITADCKQITTVTQQQ; this comes from the coding sequence ATGAAAAAATTATTAACTGTCTTTATTATTTGTTCCATCGCCACCCTGCCCGCAATGGCGGTTGAATGTAATACTACTACTCTTTTTGACATATTGGCCCAATATTGTGATGCCGAAGGTTACAAATACAACACAAACACAGGGGTGGGCGATAATGCCTATGGCAGTTACAGAACATACAGCAATTCAATTGAAATTGGTTGCTATAAATTCAAAAATACAGACCACAAAAAAATGACAACAGCCGTGGCCACAGCATGCAACATTCCAGAAAGTAAGGTCACAATCCAAACCGACCTACAACGCAGTACCAGCCAAGTACAATGCAAAGATATTGACAAAAAGAATGGAATCACAGAATTACAATACATTGATGGCGTATGCGCCCCCACCAAATGCCTGACACCACGTTGGGAATTATCCGGCAATGGCAAACGCGCAAAATGCATTGAACAAAAATGTGAATTTAAGCATGGCACTGGAAAATGGGAACAAAACGGCGACACATGGGAATGTAAATTAACAGCATGCGACACCGCCAAAGGCTGGAAAAAGAACGACGCCGGTAACGCATGTATTGAAATGTTGGATGAATGCACCGCCGAACAAAAGGCCACGCATCCAAACGCAACAAAAACCGGCATAAAAAAAGGCACTGAAACCTGTATCGCCCAGGAATGTAAATGCGGATATGATTTAACAAACGACCAATGCGTTGAATGGTCATCGGACAAACAATGCACCAATGACACAAAACCAAAATTACCCAAGAATGCAAAGTCTGCCAAGATGATATGCAATGCTAAGGGCAAGGCCACATGTGAAATCACGGCTTGCCAAGACGGCTATGACCACAACACAGAAAAAAACAAATGCACCAAGCCCGGTGAACCCGACACCGATGAAGACGTAGATTCTGATAGCGCAATCGTTCCACCAACCGATGGTGGCAATGACCAAACACAACAAAATGAACCGCGCCTGTCCGAAGCAGATTCACTGGCAAAAATCGACGAATTACGGGACAATGCCGACGCAATGAAGGCCAAAGAACAATCCACCGCCAATAAACTATTGGGCGCGGCTGGGATGGGCGCAACCGGTATCGGTGGCATGCAAATGGCATCCGCCATGGCCGAAGAAAATGCCGACGCCGATGCCGAGGCCGCCATGCGTGCCTATCTGGCCACATTCCATTGCAACTATGGCGCGGGGAAAAACATCCCGGGTGGCGAACGTGATGTTGAATTGCCGGGTGGCAATGAATTAATCGGCTTGTATTCCGAATATGTAAATCTGGCAAATGATTTAAAGGTTCGCAAAACCGCCCTGGACATGCGCCCGGGTATTGAATCTGAACCAATTTTGGACGCGGCAACATCTGGATTATATGACGACGTCGCAATTGGCAAAACATCCGGCGCATACACATCCCTGGCACGCGCATTAATGGACCCGAACGGCCCAGACGCCGCCGCATGGGCCGCACAAAAGGCAGAAACCGCCGACAAAAAGGAAACCGGCATGATAACCGCGGGCATTGGCGCGGCGGGTTCACTGGTTGGTAACCTGGCCATTAATTCAGGCAAGGCAAAGCAAAACAAACTGGATGAAATCCTGAATAAATACGATAAAAAGAAACAATTACTGGATGATCTGCAATCAGATGTGGCCATAATCCCGCCTCAAACCGCCGCATGCCCTGACGGCACAACGGGCACGGCACACCCAGATTGCACATGTACCGACACAACAAAAATATATAACCCAAACACACATGCATGCGAAGAATGTGTTGGCGGACAAACGGTACAAAGTGGCAAATGCGAATGTCCAACCGATAAACCGCTGTGGGATAATCGTATCAGCCAATGCGTTGCCGAACCAACCACTTGCACTCCACAGTGTACCCCAACCGATGGTGACCACCTGATTGTTCAAAATAATTGTTCGTGCACATGCAGCGATGGCTATACATATGAAAATGGGACATGTACATGTACCGGTGAAAACAAACAAATTGGTGCAGACGGCAAATGCCAAACAATTGAAACAAAAACAATTGTAGAACGTATTTCAACCCAGACAACAACAACGGTTGAAAACGCATCGTTGCCGGCCGGTTCGCTGTTCAAGGTTGGATCATATGAACTGGTAGACGCTGCAAAAACCGCCCTGAACACATTTATAAAGGGCTTGTCCGATGCAAGATACACAAACTGCAAAATCACAATAGATGGATATACCGACCCATTAGGTGGCACAAATACAAATAAAACATTATCACAAAATCGTGCCAACGCCGTAAAGCAGCATATCGAAGGTTTAAACAATCCTGCGATTGAATCTGTCACCGCTGTGGGACACGGCGAAAACAAATGTACATGCGGCGCAGGCAAATCATCCACTGACACCGACGGTCAAATTAATGGAATTCAAATTAATTATAGTGACCGCGAGTACAGTGCGTGTTCTGGAAAAGATACCACCCACTCATTATCCGGCAACGCACGCTACGCCCCATGTCGCCGTGTTGAAATAACCGCTGATTGTAAACAAATCACAACGGTAACCCAACAACAATAA
- the secY gene encoding preprotein translocase subunit SecY, translating into MKFLKGFFGNLSDLQKRILFTLGALIVYRIGSFIPLPGVNASAVLHLFQGDNGMMGMFDMFSGGSLSRMSVLALNIFPYISASIVLQLLSATSKSLGELRKEGESGRVKINQYTRYLAVLLAVVQGWAVVRGLEAMAPVNGVAAVVNPGFAFELSAIIALVGGTVFVMWLAEQITARGIGQGASLLIFAGIIAEVPGGIAQLVSLGSVGQISPAMIALVVAFVVGIVALIAFFEQAQRRIQILYPRQVMANGVVNTNASYLPIKINMSGVMGPVFASSIMMLPAFVQRFVQSENLTVQTILGFFTYGTWSYILLFTVLIAFFAYFQTAVIFNSEETSNNLKNAGGYVPGVRPGEQTIKYLDNVVSRTTAIGVAYLIVVCVLPIILNTHLGMPLTIGGTSVLIVAGVVLDTVNQVQSYLVAKQYSGVIKKAQKKGRFRG; encoded by the coding sequence ATGAAATTCTTAAAAGGCTTTTTCGGTAATCTTAGCGATTTGCAGAAGCGTATTCTGTTTACGTTGGGGGCGCTGATTGTTTATCGTATTGGGTCGTTCATTCCACTGCCGGGGGTTAATGCGTCGGCGGTTTTGCACCTGTTCCAGGGTGATAATGGAATGATGGGTATGTTTGATATGTTCAGTGGTGGATCACTGTCGCGTATGTCGGTGTTGGCATTGAACATTTTCCCGTATATTTCGGCATCAATCGTTTTGCAGTTGTTAAGTGCAACCAGCAAGTCTTTGGGGGAATTGCGTAAAGAGGGTGAATCGGGACGCGTGAAAATTAACCAGTATACCCGTTATTTGGCCGTTTTGTTGGCGGTTGTTCAGGGGTGGGCGGTTGTTCGTGGACTGGAAGCAATGGCGCCGGTTAATGGTGTGGCGGCTGTTGTGAACCCGGGGTTTGCGTTTGAATTGTCTGCAATTATTGCGTTGGTTGGTGGTACTGTGTTCGTCATGTGGTTGGCGGAACAGATTACTGCACGTGGTATCGGACAGGGCGCATCATTGTTAATCTTTGCCGGTATTATTGCCGAGGTTCCAGGCGGTATTGCACAGTTGGTATCCTTGGGGTCTGTTGGTCAGATTTCACCTGCAATGATTGCATTGGTTGTCGCATTCGTGGTTGGTATTGTGGCGTTGATTGCGTTCTTTGAACAGGCGCAGCGTCGTATTCAGATTCTGTATCCACGCCAGGTTATGGCTAATGGTGTTGTGAATACCAATGCATCATATCTGCCGATTAAGATTAATATGTCGGGGGTTATGGGGCCGGTGTTTGCATCGTCTATTATGATGTTGCCTGCATTTGTTCAGCGTTTTGTGCAAAGTGAAAATTTAACCGTTCAGACGATACTTGGGTTCTTTACATATGGAACTTGGTCATATATTTTGCTGTTTACCGTTTTAATTGCATTCTTTGCATATTTCCAGACGGCAGTAATTTTCAATTCCGAAGAAACCAGCAATAACCTGAAAAATGCAGGTGGCTATGTTCCGGGTGTGCGTCCAGGTGAACAGACCATTAAGTATTTGGATAATGTTGTTTCGCGTACAACGGCAATTGGTGTTGCATATCTGATTGTGGTTTGTGTTTTACCAATTATTTTGAACACACATTTGGGTATGCCGTTAACAATTGGCGGTACAAGTGTACTGATTGTGGCGGGCGTTGTGTTGGACACAGTTAATCAGGTGCAATCATACCTGGTTGCGAAACAGTACAGCGGTGTCATCAAAAAGGCACAGAAAAAGGGGCGTTTCCGCGGTTAA
- the rpsK gene encoding 30S ribosomal protein S11 codes for MAVTKAKKKVVKKVSHGIAHVVATNNNTRITITDQSGAVLTWATAGANNFKGAKKSTPYAATIVADAVGKKVAEMGMKTVDVLMRGIGQGRESAVRGLANAGLVVQSITDTTRIPHNGCRPKKVRRV; via the coding sequence ATGGCAGTTACAAAAGCTAAAAAGAAAGTCGTGAAAAAAGTATCACATGGCATTGCACATGTTGTTGCGACTAATAACAATACACGTATTACAATCACAGACCAGTCTGGCGCCGTGTTGACATGGGCAACCGCTGGGGCAAATAATTTTAAGGGCGCAAAAAAGTCCACACCATATGCCGCAACAATCGTTGCCGATGCAGTTGGTAAGAAAGTCGCCGAAATGGGTATGAAAACAGTTGATGTTTTGATGCGTGGTATTGGTCAGGGTCGTGAATCTGCTGTACGTGGATTGGCAAATGCCGGTCTGGTTGTGCAGTCCATCACAGATACAACGCGCATTCCACACAATGGCTGTCGCCCAAAGAAGGTGCGTAGAGTATAA